TGGAGCTTTCCTTAAACGCTGCGCCTTTGCCTGTAAATGGTGCAGCAGCGGCTATGCCGTCGATAGCGCCGCCAAGCGCACCGGCTGCTAGGCAGCAGCAAGCCCAGGCCGCCGTTAGCGCTGTTGCAGCGGTGCCGACCAATGTCCAAGCGGCGCCTCAGGCTATGGGAAACGCAGTTACGGCTGGCCCTGTCAGTGAGGGCGCTGCAGCTGGCGGAGGTTCGTTAGAGGGAGGCAGCCCGTCGGATGGACAAAGCGCAGGAACTGGTGCTGGCGGCAGCGGCGGGACAGTACCTGCTTCCGCTAGAGTATTACCGCCGCGCATCTTACGGCAGACGGAGCCGGCGTATCCGGAATCTCTGCGTCAGCAGCGTATTGAAGGTCGAGTGGCGGTACGCATGCTG
This genomic window from uncultured Anaeromusa sp. contains:
- a CDS encoding energy transducer TonB → MSKSSKKALTISASAHLVVLLVLGYVGVFSWPAQAVEEYLELSLNAAPLPVNGAAAAMPSIAPPSAPAARQQQAQAAVSAVAAVPTNVQAAPQAMGNAVTAGPVSEGAAAGGGSLEGGSPSDGQSAGTGAGGSGGTVPASARVLPPRILRQTEPAYPESLRQQRIEGRVAVRMLVLEDGSVGDANVVSSSGYGEMDEAALDAVRQWQFVPARQEGGGAVRCRTTLSVSFRLRG